The proteins below come from a single Bactrocera dorsalis isolate Fly_Bdor chromosome 5, ASM2337382v1, whole genome shotgun sequence genomic window:
- the LOC105227197 gene encoding solute carrier family 22 member 3: protein MTTDSGAINNAASATVANENADSNKVDSDCTLDGILARIGQFGRFQLFNYVLLCIPMIFNAFFSISYVFTASTVVHRCNVTQCDSAWSAYDEPWLNFTIPMKGSSYDQCTRYVSNGNAELTSTNYHAQPSSEFCAPAYFSQSVTEKCGNDFKFRDTEYTISNEFSIFCSSIWMLTLVGTVNNIGQFVGIPLGGFFADRFGRRTMLAVGGFLSAIMGILRSISTNYYMFIAFEFIDMAVGSTLFPTAFLLAIELVGPKRRVAAATIITIFYSLGEALLGVLAQQFQNWRDLLRVLYTPALLLIVFLFVLPESVRWLLSQGREEDATRLLKRAARINKREIPKNDLKALVAENQAKLAQAHESHYPIVKALKLFRWRILNCCFCWFTHTLVALGLSLTSVTLGGNKYTNFQLNGLVQVPGLILPLLIMDRIGRRYSLCGSMLVCALCMGITALVGGNHEVTELVLFLVGKFAITCSFQILYFFTSEIFPTNVRNSLLSFCSMIGRIGSMLAPQAPLLANYYEYAPQILFASFALISGTLTLLFPETTDKVLPTTLQDAEQLNDKKRQNKANIVE, encoded by the exons ATGACAACTGACAGTGGTGCAATAAACAATGCGGCGTCTGCGACGGTTGCCAATGAAAATGCAGACTCCAACAAAGTTGACAGTGACTGCACGTTGGATGGCATTTTGGCGCGTATTGGGCAATTCGGTCGTTTTCAGCTCTTCAACTATGTGCTACTGTGCATACCGATGATTTTCAATGCCTTCTTCTCCATCTCGTATGTGTTTACGGCGAGTACGGTAGTGCACAG ATGTAACGTGACGCAGTGTGACAGCGCGTGGAGCGCCTACGATGAACCATGGCTTAACTTCACCATACCCATGAAGGGCTCCAGCTATGATCAGTGCACGCGCTATGTGTCTAACGGTAATGCGGAACTTACATCCACGAATTATCATGCACAGCCCTCGAGTGAGTTCTGCGCGCCGGCATATTTCAGTCAAAGTGTTACGGAGAAATGTGGAAACGATTTCAAGTTTCGCGATACTGAATATACGATATCGAATGAG tTTTCCATCTTTTGCTCGAGCATATGGATGCTGACCTTGGTTGGTACGGTGAATAATATTGGACAGTTTGTGGGCATACCGTTGGGTGGATTTTTTGCAGATCG TTTTGGTCGTCGCACAATGCTCGCCGTCGGTGGTTTCCTCAGCGCTATTATGGGTATACTGCGCTCGATATCCACCAACTACTACATGTTCATAGCTTTCGAATTTATCGACATGGCTGTTGGTAGCACACTCTTTCCCACGGCATTTCTGCTAGCCATCGAATTGGTGGGACCCAAGAGACGCGTGGCCGCCGCTACCATTATAACCATTTTCTATTCGCTAGGCGAGgcgctgttgggtgttttagCGCAACAATTCCAGAATTGGCGTGATTTATTGCGCGTGCTCTACACGCCAGCGCTCTTACTGATAGtcttccttttcgtgctgccgGAAAGTGTACGCTGGCTGCTGAGTCAGGGTCGAGAGGAGGATGCTACACGCTTGTTGAAACGTGCTGCACGCATAAATAAACgtgaaataccaaaaaatgaTCTGAAAGCTTTGGTAGCGGAAAACCAGGCGAAGCTGGCGCAGGCGCACGAAAGCCACTATCCGATAGTGAAAGCGTTGAAGCTATTTCGTTGGCGTATTTTGAATTGTTGCTTCTGTTGGTTTACGCACACTTTGGTTGCGTTGGGCCTGAGTCTTACCTCGGTCACGCTGGGCGGTAACAAGTATACAAATTTCCAATTGAATGGCTTGGTACAAGTACCCGGCTTAATTTTGCCGCTATTGATTATGGATCGCATTGGGCGTCGCTACTCGCTGTGTGGCTCTATGTTGGTATGTGCGCTTTGTATGGGCATTACAGCGTTGGTGGGAGGAA aTCATGAGGTTACCGAGTTGGTGCTCTTTTTAGTTGGCAAATTTGCTATTACATGCAGTTTCCAGATCTTATACTTTTTCACTTCGGAAATATTCCCTACAAATGTACGCAACAGTTTGCTGTCATTTTGCTCTATGATTGGACGCATCGGATCGATGCTGGCTCCACAAGCACCACTTTTG gCCAATTACTATGAGTATGCGCCGCAAATACTCTTTGCTAGCTTTGCATTAATTAGCGGTACATTAACGCTGCTCTTCCCTGAAACAACTGATAAAGTCTTACCAACAACGCTACAAGATGCCGAgcaattgaatgataaaaaaCGTCAAAATAAGGCAAATATTGTTGAATGA
- the LOC105227198 gene encoding uncharacterized protein LOC105227198 encodes MVKILQAYNFAKQHTYSLNGDILSASLIDSSRIAVSSAEQFIEIYDIGGKQRRNELNGIDLNAITTASEYAAAEAEAAAAAAQAAADERLPTKYTLATVGEVVHLIYCEAGKYLLTLEKETLGTPVQTGTTSISCTSSSNNTVICPEDDTKMFVRIYANFWKFSEAKLIDLPITIRIASMTTPKAPLVESIDVIELPLRSPPDLIQCCQTSGNIIVSSKERIYLYEYTQCTHETTQPRFSYIDFLPFKFFVNLNFVPLRLCLAENVIAAMNNRYCVAFKVVDVVGSSATGGVHCSPLDNDYGGGGGGGVCLEDVADVDVDEAISSSESSLMSKASAGPSSHNSFETDSLETTSSGRPMGVAGFPGRTPIDFNVARIVNSACGREFEVDLKSQWELGDAISVGGGGGGMGATSIGSGGGCAGDTQEIIIMPARANDIKIKLVNEAKAMNVQRVSNHGNMTYAYNEDSSVQYDVRKLLQICMKSSEPNGRIVDILRCMDLKAIYQRNPHEDDLEDSEYDMGNQQVPGAVTTTKHANRRTLKSGKHQSCVGYALLVASSVDGYLYQFCAQGKWYSENEKPIATYSFTAPVLRVHINDYVIYAITTESVETHTSRIGHKLYNNRFEYPTLGGLFPEESSPDVNSAIAVIGLCAFMHVQYVCVNRNNLVLITNSALANNNNSEANKRRSGGGVGSGNAGGRNIAARILAEAKVKNLLRSSSNNAAQQAQLNEWTLYNLEVPPVEHVIEDLEAIAESYRAASSTNFYDLMEEAHVMLRLSLSLQCEQLAEEREQQLRSKFVENCRKLADFSIRSRKKEVYLQATGFYKMCNLQLADIYSNYINSYVQPAYIEQQQLPFGNCSNSPVVDETQLVGLIYTVKMFLLGLGTDRLLAAFLNQLVKPFFTPNRVIEQGYPQVPLSLEFLNMFIKYSPADIPQIMLNSPVVADAISGELVNYLKYLDKLNPDENLLLAVTACRMSNYLLAQEVVARLSRRELAVALIKHKNVLFDDGTVPFQRRGSQHYDSFKYRNGATATANAAQQQHKATAAAQATRRQHKRKPSFGQAPAASALVGPTQAAHGVISFSDFTETILLATENTELIEAISDVFIHALCIEHSITLEIILQLFLNYIASHIGHKGYQTSQKVFVNILQVYYYDYFDVNPMHNPHDMPSHSPPHMVGADEYDETSSKAPSLNSERDNESIANSLPESNSGASSSIDERSYSHPTNRNRIVYDQLHEHNSPYKRNITLSPIQLDTNEQQTSSQASSDAETNLKGLKILFRMYMGRLKSLSDLITDLQPADVEQQPVNEDFVSLRMECIKFMIRHLQELRAQQQQQQQQQSNLLRQNPGTQYYYTKSASYSAAQPTSVPEERKLIYVPFIPDYKLCGEEFERHIKTYLRPIPCLLDRPQYLNRLPPFRRDDFSFPNRDEGECEVRFLGWHNELLTLTLKIQSLLASTKIDREIIEEFIAFIQKTPDLIGIDSFLVIVLPKHLAINYMLNFCPEYMWQYGKSNGFTPKHWESLLKKILSKQHLVPNWKAHITEILNNLVAELSFEELLQCFPSEVIKHQKTEAFLKEFNDNRINYVNDKLTFQELHKPTQQLCDNETVLTRDHLPMDNIDENNVFELTLRKAVSKQRSIALRSMIESTGTQLFDATSNPMYNL; translated from the exons ATGGTGAAAATTCTGCAGGCCTATAACTTTGCCAAGCAGCATACATACTCTCTTAATGGCGACATTCTTTCCGCCTCGTTGATAGATTCCAGTCGTATTGCGGTGAGCAGCGCCGAGCAATTTATCGAAATCTACGATATCGGTGGCAAGCAGCGACGCAACGAATTGAATGGCATCGATTTGAATGCAATTACCACGGCTAGTGAGTATGCCGCTGCTGAGGCCGAAGCGGCGGCGGCTGCAGCCCAAGCTGCCGCGGACGAGCGCCTGCCCACGAAGTATACGCTCGCAACGGTGGGTGAAGTGGTGCACTTGATTTACTGCGAAGCAG GCAAATATTTACTCACATTGGAAAAGGAAACACTTGGTACTCCAGTACAAACTGGCACCACCAGCATTAGCTgcaccagcagcagcaataacacCGTTATTTGTCCGGAGGACGATACCAAAATGTTTGTACGCATTTATgccaatttttggaaattttccgAGGCTAAATTGATTGACCTACCCATTACAATACGCATAGCTTCTATGACCACACCCAAGGCACCGCTGGTCGAGAGCATCGATGTGATAGAGCTACCACTGCGTAGCCCACCCGACCTCATACAGTGCTGTCAGACATCCGGCAACATTATAGTGAGCAGCAAGGAGCGCATTTACCTGTACGAGTATACACAGTGCACACACGAGACCACGCAACCACGGTTCTCCTACATTGACTTTCTaccgtttaaattttttgtgaatcTAAACTTCGTGCCACTGCGTTTGTGTCTTGCCGAGAATGTCATAGCCGCGATGAATAATCGCTATTGCGTCGCTTTCAAAGTGGTCGATGTGGTGGGTAGCAGCGCAACTGGTGGCGTACACTGCAGCCCATTAGATAATGACTAcggcggtggcggcggtggtggtgtCTGTTTGGAGGATGTGGCTGATGTGGATGTCGACGAGGCTATCTCTAGCTCGGAATCGAGTCTAATGAGCAAAGCGAGCGCTGGTCCCTCGAGTCACAACAGCTTTGAAACAGATTCATTGGAAACGACATCAAGTGGTCGACCGATGGGTGTGGCCGGTTTTCCAGGACGCACGCCAATCGATTTCAATGTGGCGCGCATAGTGAACTCGGCTTGTGGACGTGAATTCGAAGTGGATTTAAAATCTCAGTGGGAGCTGGGCGATGCCATAAGTGttggtggcggtggcggcggtATGGGCGCGACCTCGATTGGTAGTGGTGGCGGTTGTGCCGGTGATACACAAGAGATAATAATTATGCCAGCACGCGCTAACGACATTAAAATTAAGCTGGTTAATGAAGCGAAAGCTATGAATGTACAG CGCGTCTCGAACCATGGCAACATGACCTATGCTTACAACGAGGACAGCAGTGTCCAATATGATGTGCGTAAACTGTTGCAGATCTGTATGAAGTCGTCGGAGCCGAATGGACGAATTGTGGATATTTTGCGTTGCATGGATCTGAAAGCGATTTACCAACGTAATCCGCACGAGGATGATTTAGAGGACTCCGAATATGATATGGGCAATCAGCAGGTGCCTGGCGCGGTAACCACAACTAAACACGCCAATCGGCGCACCCTAAAATCTGGGAAGCATCAGAGTTGCGTTGGTTATGCGTTGCTGGTGGCAAGCAGCGTCGACGGTTATCTGTATCAGTTTTGTGCACAAG GTAAATGGTATAGTGAGAACGAGAAACCTATAGCCACATACTCTTTCACCGCACCCGTTTTGCGAGTGCACATCAACGATTATGTCATCTATGCAATTACCACAGAGTCCGTAGAGACACACACGTCACGCATTGGTCATAAACTCTACAACAACCGCTTTGAATATCCCACACTGGGTGGTCTCTTCCCCGAGGAATCCAGCCCCGATGTCAATTCGGCCATTGCTGTCATTGGTCTCTGCGCCTTCATGCATGTGCAATATGTCTGTGTGAATCGCAACAATTTAGTGCTAATTACTAACAGTGCActggccaacaacaacaacagtgaagCCAATAAAAGACGTAGCGGTGGTGGCGTGGGCAGCGGCAATGCAGGTGGACGGAATATTGCTGCACGCATACTAGCCGAGGCTAAAGTGAAGAATTTGCtacgcagcagcagcaacaatgcgGCACAACAAGCACAGCTCAACGAGTGGACGCTGTATAATTTGGAGGTGCCACCGGTGGAGCATGTGATTGAGGATTTAGAGGCGATTGCGGAATCGTATCGCGCGGCAAGCAGCACAAACTTTTACGATTTAATGGAGGAGGCGCATGTGATGTTGCGTTTGAGTCTATCGCTGCAATGCGAGCAGTTGGCCGAGGAGCGTGAACAACAGTTACGCAGCAAGTTTGTGGAGAATTGTCGCAAATTGGCAGACTTCTCAATACg CTCACGTAAGAAAGAGGTGTACCTACAGGCCACTGGGTTTTACAAAATGTGTAATCTACAACTTGCCGACATCTACAGCAACTATATAAACTCCTACGTGCAACCCGCTTACATTGAGCAACAACAGCTACCATTTGGCAACTGCAGCAATTCACCAGTGGTCGATGAGACGCAATTGGTCGGTCTAATTTATACTGTGAAAATGTTCCTACTCGGTTTAGGCACTGATCGTTTATTGGCCGCCTTTCTGAATCAGTTGGTGAAACCATTTTTCACACCGAATCGTGTTATAGAACAAGGCTATCCACAAGTGCCGTTGTCTTTGGAATTTCTCAATATGTTTATCAAATATTCGCCCGCAGACATACCACAAATCATGCTGAATTCGCCCGTGGTGGCCGACGCAATTAGTGGAGAGTTGGTCAATTACCTTAAATATCTCGACAAACT CAATCCCGACGAGAATCTACTGCTCGCTGTAACAGCCTGTCGCATGTCCAACTATCTGCTCGCACAAGAAGTGGTGGCACGTTTGAGTCGTCGTGAGTTGGCCGTAGCGCTAATCAAACACAAGAATGTGCTCTTCGATGATGGCACGGTGCCCTTCCAACGTCGCGGTTCCCAGCATTATGATTCGTTTAAATATCGTAATGGTGCCACGGCTACAGCAAACGCTGCACAACAGCAGCACAAAGCTACAGCCGCAGCACAAGCGACGCGTCGGCAACACAAGCGTAAACCATCGTTTGGACAAGCGCCTGCGGCAAGCGCACTGGTCGGACCAACGCAAGCCGCGCACGGCGTGATTTCTTTCTCGGATTTTACTGAAACCATTTTGTTGGCCACAGAGAACACGGAACTGATTGAGGCTATCAGCGATGTATTCATACATGCGCTTTGCATTGAGCATAGCATTACGTTGGAAATCATTTTGCAACTGTTCCTCAACTATATCGCCTCGCATATTGGACACAAGGGCTATCAGACCTCGCAGAAGGTGTTTGTGAATATTTTGCAG GTCTATTATTATGACTATTTCGATGTGAATCCCATGCATAATCCACATGATATGCCCTCGCACTCGCCTCCACACATGGTCGGCGCCGATGAATACGATGAAACTTCCTCGAAAGCGCCTTCATTGAATAGTGAACGCGACAACGAATCGATTGCTAACTCATTGCCCGAATCGAATTCGGGCGCTAGCTCATCCATAGACGAACGCAGCTATTCGCATCCCACAAATCGTAATCGCATCGTCTACGATCAGCTGCATGAACACAACTCGCCATATAAGCGCAACATAACACTCTCGCCCATCCAATTGGACACAAATGAACAGCAGACGTCATCACAAGCTAGCAGCGACGCCGAAACGAATCTGAAAGGGCTCAAAATACTATTCCGCATGTATATGGGTCGCCTAAAGTCGCTGAGTGATCTCATAACTGATCTACAGCCAGCCGATGTTGAGCAACAGCCCGTTAATGAGGATTTCGTTAGCTTACGCATGGAGTGTATTAAGTTCATGATACGACATTTGCAAGAACtacgcgcacaacaacaacaacagcagcaacagcaaagtAATTTATTGCGTCAAAACCCGGGTACACAGTATTATTACACGAAATCTGCTAGTTATAGCGCCGCGCAGCCGACAAGCGTGCCAGAGGAGCGTAAGCTCATCTATGTGCCATTCATACCGGACTATAAATTGTGCGGCGAGGAGTTTGAACgtcatataaaaacatatttacgaCCAATACCCTGTTTGTTGGATCGTCCACAATATCTGAATCGTTTGCCGCCATTTAGGCGTGATGACTTTAGTTTTCCCAATCGTGACGAGGGCGAGTGCGAGGTGCGTTTCTTAGGTTGGCATAACGAGCTGTTAACATTAACGCTGAAAATACAG tcACTCTTGGCATCCACGAAAATCGATCGCGAAATTATTGAAGAGTTCATTGCATTCATACAAAAGACGCCGGATTTGATTGGAATCGACAGTTTTCTGGTTATTGTTTTACCTAAGCACTTAGCCATCAACTACATGCTGAACTTCTGTCCCGAATATATGTGGCAGTATGGCAAG TCGAACGGCTTTACGCCCAAGCATTGGGAGTCGCTACTGAAGAAAATCCTAAGCAAACAACACTTGGTGCCTAATTGGAAGGCGCATATCACCG AGATTCTTAACAATCTGGTGGCCGAGTTGTCATTCGAAGAACTGCTGCAATGCTTTCCCAGCGAAGTGATCAAACACCAGAAAACTGAAGCATTCCTAAAAGAATTCAACGATAATCGTATCAATTATGTCAATGACAAGCTGACATTCCAAGAGCTACATAAGCCAACACAACAATTGTGCGACAACGAAACTGTGCTGACACGCGATCATCTGCCAATGGACAATATCGATGAGAATAATGTATTTGAACTTACATTACGTAAGGCGGTGTCGAAACAACGCAGCATCGCATTGCGTTCTATGATCGAATCGACGGGCACACAGCTATTCGATGCCACCAGTAACCCCATGTATAACCTTTGA